One stretch of Oryzias latipes chromosome 7, ASM223467v1 DNA includes these proteins:
- the LOC101164725 gene encoding immunoglobulin-like and fibronectin type III domain-containing protein 1, which translates to MWKREKNSSQSSNRPCFSLVHQYIQRFNEVSGNKTAAIRRRSKTPGVMITQYSASLPEGKSTPDFQCKPVPVTIPEGKLAVFRAVVTGDPKPDVSWRRAKGTITDKEKFQRKYDESTGEHILEIYKVTATESDTYKCSAVNEYGKAVCTTTLSVIDETTTPADFRKLLKKSKEERAGGENDEKFWDALLNAERKDYERICKENGITDLHLILKKLEEKKKQRGQIKHRDSVILDEDDDDDEARKYGNKSLRRTQDLRSNGPQQNESGLYPSLPAVAQINISNQKLNQAGTEEDLLLMEFKLSNVDFVIKIQEINVEEADNALFECVLTHPLPQITWMRKGLILEDGEKYSITVSEHKLIHRLMIKDCNKTDKGIYSAVAGITSCSAWLVVEDHKSGGKKTIHKTTLAGGIQTDLEIVAKEQELKNQEEMEKILEAIKVKQAAEKVRNGKTLTINGEYCNGTDQHLRTEDKSSEEDIRVGALEYQWSAKEGAEQEEMKELLQDAQFRDPLKVNEGLSGYVKISQGKEFSDECIDVDEYQSPAMSQHEINQIGVIKNCNKSARSLKESKRVQWKEPASVPDTDPKEQASDEVLSDVDENKDTFDSEDHNYSQQNGNAKDMPNGQIAMSEAHGTPEDTEGVSCGSTRVRRKKQSPLTQDLVTDPGVHFIWGLSDVDAIIHETAELTCKLSSDDYEGAWFRDGKKISSDDIFFITKDGPIHKLVIINCAEDHSGKYRFEADGRKTEAMVNVKDPPRFNPEDLCAFTEPLAIKVGHNAIFKVQFVGHQPIKIQWFRDGDELQDDSSAKIENSAGHSRLLLSRCQRKDMGEIKIKLKNEHGFTEALSKLLVLDKPSPPQGPAEVTESSASCIEFKWRPPKDDGGSPVISYMLERQQVGRNTWKKIGEMKGGPAYRDTDVDRGRRYCYRIRAVTAEGISEAMETDDMQAGTFALPGPPTPPQVLSAFHDCINLSWSPPSNTGGSRILGYVLEKRKKGSNLWSVVNAADELIKGRKYAVRDVVEGIEYEFRVSAVNLSGAGESSNPSEFAFARDPKKPPGKVTSLKVTETSYTNMVLTWTKPEEKPGIQDEAKGYFVEIRQADSLEWSRCNTTPCIVTSFNVRGLRSMEMYWIRVITANDGGEGPPEELPNYVLAMPSPVRPKFTKRMKNFMVVKAGNSVRITVNFEASPRPEIVWLKDNVLVSKRVTVSNSDCSSQLLIPISERSDSGVYSILVKNLVGQETSSTEIRVTDDPKPPGLVELEENVPGTVTVMWEPSPDEKRDDRLHYTVSKLDSSKRTWTPVADRLFNNRFTVCNIVHGREYHFRVFAKNDMGISEPSESPTWGTEKKKEKLVVSETASKDCDLRCAPTFIVPLKLHTATRGYECYMSCAVKGNPSPHITWYRNHVSLNTDTNYYISNTCGVCSLAILSVGPKDVGEYTVIAENSLGRAECSTLLSVRG; encoded by the exons CTGCTATACGCAGAAGATCGAAGACTCCCGGAGTGATGATCACCCAGTACTCTGCCAGCCTGCCAGAGGGAAAAAGCACTCCAGACTTTCAATGCAAACCAGTTCCAGTAACCATCCCAGAAG GAAAATTGGCTGTCTTCAGGGCTGTGGTGACCGGGGACCCAAAACCAGATGTGTCATGGAGACGTGCCAAGGGAACCATCACAGACAAGGAgaaatttcaaagaaaatatgatGAATCCACTGGAGAGCATATATTAGAG ATTTACAAAGTGACTGCAACAGAGAGTGATACCTACAaatgctctgctgtaaatgaGTATGGAAAAGCTGTGTGCACCACAACACTGAGTGTTATTGATG AGACAACAACACCTGCAGATTTCAGAAAACTgctgaaaaaaag TAAGGAAGAAAGAGCAGGTGGAGAAAATGATGAGAAGTTCTGGGACGCCTTGTTAAATGCTGAACGAAAAGACTATGAGCGGATCTGCAAAGAAAACGGCATCACAGACTTACACTTGATTCTCAAGAAgcttgaagagaaaaagaagcaaagagGACAAATTAAGCATAGG GACAGTGTGATCcttgatgaggatgatgatgatgatgaagcaaGGAAATATGGAAATAAGAGTCTGAGAAGAACACAGGATCTCAGAAGTAATGGTCCTCAGCAGAATGAGTCTGGGCTGTACCCTAGTCTTCCTGCCGTTGCTCAGATCAACATCAGTAACCAAAAGCTGAACCAAGCAGGCACCGAAGAGGACCTGCTCCTCATGGAGTTTAAAC tttccaATGTGGACTTTGTTATCAAAATTCAAGAGATAAACGTTGAAGAAGCAGACAATGCCCTCTTCGAGTGTGTTCTGACACACCCGCTACCTCAAATCACATGGATGAGAAAAGGCCTGATCCTGGAGGATGGAGAAAAATACAGCATTACTGTGTCAGAACACAAGTTAATTCACAGGCTGATGATCAAGGACTGCAACAAGACAGACAAAGGCATCTACTCTGCTGTGGCTGGGATTACGTCCTGCAGTGCCTGGCTGGTAGTGGAAG ATCATAAGTCTGGTGGCAAGAAAACTATCCACAAGACCACATTGGCTGGTGGTATCCAGACGGACCTGGAAATCGTGGCAAAAGAACAAGAACTTAAAAACCAGGAGGAAATGGAAAAGATTTTAGAGgctataaaagtaaaacaagcagctgaaaaagtcagaaatgGAAAGACACTGACGATAAATGGGGAATATTGCAATGGAACTGACCAACATTTGAGAACGGAGGACAAAAGCTCAGAAGAAGACATCAGAGTTGGAGCATTAGAGTATCAGTGGTCTGCAAAGGAAGGAGCAGAGCAAGAAGAAATGAAAGAGCTTCTCCAAG ATGCACAATTCAGAGACCCATTAAAGGTGAATGAAGGTTTGTCTGGATATGTGAAAATTTCCCAAGGAAAAG AGTTCAGTGATGAATGTATTGATGTAGATGAATATCAATCGCCAGCAATGAGCCAAcatgaaataaaccaaatcgGTGTAATCAAAAACTGCAACAAATCTGCAAGAAGTCTAAAGGAATCAAAGAGAGTTCAATGGAAAGAGCCTGCCTCAG TCCCAGATACAGATCCAAAGGAACAAGCAAGTGATGAAGTATTGAGTGATGTTGATGAAAATAAGGATACCTTTGACAGTGAGGACCATAATTATTCACAGCAAAATGGAAATGCAAAAGACATGCCCAATG GTCAAATTGCAATGTCCGAAGCCCATGGCACCCCTGAGGACACTGAAGGTGTCAGCTGTGGTTCTACACGAGTTAGACGCAAAAAACAAAGCCCGCTGACCCAGGACTTGGTCACTG ATCCAGGAGTTCATTTCATCTGGGGTTTATCTGACGTGGACGCGATCATACATGAGACAGCTGAGTTAACATGTAAGCTCAGCAGTGATGACTATGAGGGAGCCTGGTTCAGAGACGGCAAAAAG ATATCCTcagatgatattttttttattactaaagaTGGACCAATCCATAAATTAGTCATAATAAATTGTGCTGAGGATCACTCTGGGAAATATCGTTTTGAGGCAGACGGTCGGAAAACAGAGGCAATGGTCAACGTCAaag ATCCCCCTAGATTTAACCCCGAGGACCTTTGTGCTTTCACTGAGCCCTTGGCTATCAAAGTGGGACACAATGCCATCTTTAAGGTGCAGTTTGTTGGACACCAGCCCATAAAGATCCAGTGGTTCAGAGATGGTGATGAGCTCCAGGATGACAGCAGCGCAAAAATCGAAAACTCTGCTGGTCACAGCCGCTTGCTTCTGAGCAGATGTCAGAGGAAAGACATGGGGGAGATCAAGATCAAGCTCAAGAATGAGCACGGCTTTACCGAGGCCCTTTCAAAGCTCCTTGTGCTTG ACAAACCGTCACCTCCACAGGGCCCTGCAGAGGTGACCGAGAGTTCAGCTTCATGCATTGAATTTAAGTGGCGACCCCCAAAGGATGACGGCGGCTCACCTGTGATTAGCTACATGCTGGAACGTCAGCAAGTGGGGCGAAACACCTGGAAAAAAATAGGGGAAATGAAAGGTGGGCCCGCATACCGTGATACAGACGTAGACCGGGGAAGGAGATACTGTTATAGAATCCGGGCCGTAACCGCAGAGGGAATAAGTGAAGCAATGGAGACTGACGATATGCAAGCTGGAACATTTG CTCTTCCGGGGCCTCCAACACCTCCACAAGTACTCAGTGCTTTCCACGACTGCATCAACCTTTCATGGTCTCCACCAAGTAACACCGGAGGTTCGCGTATCCTTGGCTATGTGTTGGAAAAACGCAAGAAGGGGAGTAATCTCTGGTCTGTTGTCAATGCAGCTGATGAGCTGATAAAAG GGAGGAAATATGCAGTGAGAGATGTAGTGGAAGGTATAGAATATGAGTTCAGAGTGTCTGCCGTGAACCTCTCAGGAGCTGGTGAATCCAGCAACCCCTCAGAGTTTGCCTTCGCGCGCGATCCAAAAA AGCCTCCCGGTAAAGTTACGAGCTTGAAGGTGACAGAAACTTCCTACACCAACATGGttctgacttggaccaaacctGAGGAGAAACCAGGGATTCAGGATGAAGCGAAGGGATATTTTGTTGAGATTCGGCAGGCAGATTCTTTGGAGTGGTCCCGCTGCAACACCACCCCCTGCATTGTGACGTCCTTCAACGTGAGAGGCCTCAGGTCCATGGAGATGTACTGGATCAGGGTGATCACAGCTAATGATGGTGGAGAAGGTCCTCCGGAGGAGCTTCCCAATTATGTCCTTGCCATGCCTTCACCTG TTAGGCCAAAGTTCaccaagaggatgaagaatttcATGGTGGTGAAGGCTGGAAACTCAGTCCGGATCACTGTAAACTTTGAG GCCTCGCCTCGGCCAGAGATTGTGTGGCTTAAGGACAACGTGCTCGTGAGCAAGCGTGTGACAGTCAGTAACTCTGACTGTTCATCTCAGCTGCTGATCCCCATCTCGGAACGCTCAGACTCGGGTGTTTACTCCATACTTGTCAAAAACCTTGTCGGTCAGGAAACATCCAGTACAGAAATCAGAGTAACAG ATGATCCGAAGCCTCCTGGACTTGTAGAACTGGAAGAAAACGTTCCTGGCACAGTAACTGTGATGTGGGAACCTTCTCCGGACGAGAAGCGTGATGACCGCCTCCACTACACAGTGTCCAAACTGGACTCTTCCAAGCGCACTTGGACCCCAGTGGCTGACAGGCTGTTTAATAACAGGTTCACAGTCTGCAACATCGTACATGGAAGAGAATATCATTTTCGTGTGTTTGCCAAAAACGATATGGGCATCTCAGAACCTTCAGAGTCACCAACTTGGGGgacggagaaaaaaaaag AAAAACTGGTGGTGAGCGAAACGGCAAGTAAGGACTGTGATCTGCGATGTGCTCCAACCTTCATCGTGCCTTTGAAGCTTCACACTGCCACCAGAGGTTATGAATGCTACATGAGCTGCGCTGTGAAGGGTAACCCCTCGCCTCACATCACCTGGTACCGGAACCACGTCAGTCTAAACACCGACACCAACTATTACATCTCCAACACCTGCGGAGTTTGCTCGCTGGCCATCCTGAGCGTGGGCCCCAAAGACGTGGGAGAGTACACGGTCATCGCAGAGAACAGCTTGGGGCGAGCCGAATGCTCCACGCTCCTCAGTGTCAGAG GCTGA